Proteins encoded in a region of the Labeo rohita strain BAU-BD-2019 chromosome 22, IGBB_LRoh.1.0, whole genome shotgun sequence genome:
- the LOC127153585 gene encoding uncharacterized protein LOC127153585 isoform X1, whose product MVYSFICFYFWLLDGVSVVDTDETVTISAMEGDSVTLKTDVTEIQRDDLIVWTFRHNSSETHIAEIYKQIISMHDNKENNERFRGRLQIDEQTGSLTITNINKLHSGLYKVQIMKGDVKHKSFSIAVYGLPVPVISDSPQNLPVSKKSSEQKCSLLCSVVNVSHVSLSWYKGNSLLSSISVSDLSISLSLPLEIECLDDSYSCAVAYSSINQTKLLNSTDVCQTCSDVRPVIVKPLIFAAVFLLLLLVSSVLAMKIFCHRRICKETAQESKY is encoded by the exons ATGGTTTACTCATTTATCTGTTTTTACTTCTGGCTTTTAGATG GTGTGTCTGTTGTTGATACAGATGAAACTGTGACAATATCAGcgatggagggagattctgtcacttTAAAAACTGATGTTACTGAAATACAGAGAGATGATCTGATAGTGTGGACATTTAGACATAACAGTTCAGAGACTCATATAGCTGAAATCTATAAACAGATCATCTCTATGCATGACAATAAAGAGAATAATGAGAGATTCAGAGGCAGACTCCAGATAGATGAGCAGAcaggatctctgaccatcacaaacatcaacaAATTGCACTCTGGACTTTATAAAGTACAGATCATGAAAGGAGACGTCAAACACAAGAGCTTCAGTATTGCTGTCTACG gtcttcctgttcctgtcatcaGTGATTCTCCTCAAAACCTTCCTGTATCAAAAAAATCATCAGAGCAGAAATGTTCATtgctgtgttcagtggtgaatgtgagtcatgtgagtctctcctggtacaaaggaaacagtttattgtccagcatcagtgtgtctgatctcagcatcagtctctctctacctctggagatTGAGTGTCTAGATGATTCATACAGCTGTGCAGTTGCTTATTCATCCATTAACCAGACTAAACTTCTCAATAGCACTGATGTCTGTCAGACATGTTCAG ATGTTCGACCTGTGATTGTCAAACCACTGATATTTGCTGCTGTatttctgctgctgctgctagtGAGCTCAGTATTAGCTATGAAGATATTCTGTCACCGCAGGATCTGCAAAGAAACAGCACAAGAAAGCAAGTATTGA
- the LOC127153405 gene encoding hepatocyte cell adhesion molecule-like produces the protein MMSSHLCALILFVFCGVFGDTDVMKSVSVTEGDSVTLNTDVTEVQRDDQILWMFGPQEIRTAELYKQSIDMFNSDETFGDRLQLDSFTGSLTIRNIRTTDSGLYKRQIRSNKGNSDKTFNITVYAHLPVPVITSNSSNCPSSSESSAVYKCSLLCSVVNVSRVTLSWYKGNSLLSSISVSDLSISLSLPLEVEYQDKNIYSCVINNPISNQTQYLDITQFCYTRVGM, from the exons atgatgtCCTCTCATCTGTGTGCTCTGatcttgtttgtgttttgtg gtgtgtttggtgatACAGATGTAATGAAGTCAGTATCAGTGACtgagggagattctgtcactctaAACACTGATGTTACTGAAGTACAGAGAGATGATCAGATATTGTGGATGTTTGGACCTCAAGAGATTCGAACAGCTGAACTCTATAAGCAGAGCATTGATATGTTTAACAGTGATGAGACATTTGGAGACAGACTGCAGCTGGACTCTTtcactggatctctgaccatcagaaacatcagaaccacagactctggtcTTTATAAACGACAGATCCGCAGCAACAAGGGGAACTCAGACAAGACATTTAATATTACTGTCTATG CTCAtctgcctgttcctgtcatcaCCAGTAACTCTTCAAACTGTCcttcatcatctgaaagctcagCAGTGTACAAATGTTCACTGCTGTGTTCAGTGGTAAATGTGAGTcgtgtgactctctcctggtacaaaggaaacagtttattgtccagcatcagtgtgtctgatctcagcatcagtctctcacTGCCTCTGGAAGTGGAATATCAGGACAAAAAcatctacagctgtgtgatcaacaatcccatcagcaaccagactcaATATCTGGACATCACTCAATTCTGTTACACACGTGTAGGTATGTGA
- the LOC127153585 gene encoding uncharacterized protein LOC127153585 isoform X2: MEGDSVTLKTDVTEIQRDDLIVWTFRHNSSETHIAEIYKQIISMHDNKENNERFRGRLQIDEQTGSLTITNINKLHSGLYKVQIMKGDVKHKSFSIAVYGLPVPVISDSPQNLPVSKKSSEQKCSLLCSVVNVSHVSLSWYKGNSLLSSISVSDLSISLSLPLEIECLDDSYSCAVAYSSINQTKLLNSTDVCQTCSDVRPVIVKPLIFAAVFLLLLLVSSVLAMKIFCHRRICKETAQESKY, from the exons atggagggagattctgtcacttTAAAAACTGATGTTACTGAAATACAGAGAGATGATCTGATAGTGTGGACATTTAGACATAACAGTTCAGAGACTCATATAGCTGAAATCTATAAACAGATCATCTCTATGCATGACAATAAAGAGAATAATGAGAGATTCAGAGGCAGACTCCAGATAGATGAGCAGAcaggatctctgaccatcacaaacatcaacaAATTGCACTCTGGACTTTATAAAGTACAGATCATGAAAGGAGACGTCAAACACAAGAGCTTCAGTATTGCTGTCTACG gtcttcctgttcctgtcatcaGTGATTCTCCTCAAAACCTTCCTGTATCAAAAAAATCATCAGAGCAGAAATGTTCATtgctgtgttcagtggtgaatgtgagtcatgtgagtctctcctggtacaaaggaaacagtttattgtccagcatcagtgtgtctgatctcagcatcagtctctctctacctctggagatTGAGTGTCTAGATGATTCATACAGCTGTGCAGTTGCTTATTCATCCATTAACCAGACTAAACTTCTCAATAGCACTGATGTCTGTCAGACATGTTCAG ATGTTCGACCTGTGATTGTCAAACCACTGATATTTGCTGCTGTatttctgctgctgctgctagtGAGCTCAGTATTAGCTATGAAGATATTCTGTCACCGCAGGATCTGCAAAGAAACAGCACAAGAAAGCAAGTATTGA